The Patescibacteria group bacterium genome contains the following window.
TGCATATATCGCAATTATATAATTTTTAACGCCTTCGTTCAATCGCCATTATTTTGTTATTATGCTATTATGATTATTGTCTGCTAAAAAATATTTCTGTTTTTCGCCGCGACTTTATTGCTCAAATAACTGTATAATTATATAATAAAATCAGAAACTTTGAAAGCGCGGAAATTTGAGGCCGGATAGCGCGCTAATCGCCTTGTAGCGCGGGCTTGGCGGCAAAAATTAAATACCCCGGGCTCTTACTCTTATTATTAATAAATTGAAAATATGCTTAAAAAATTTTTATTTCTTTTATTTTTTGCTTCTTTTTTAATTATTCCATGCCAAATCGCTTTGGCGGAAGAAGCCAAAACCGTTAACATCTACTTTTTTTGGGGGAAAGGCTGCCCACATTGCGAACAAGAAAAGCCTTTTTTGGAAAAGATGGCAAAAAAATACCCGGAAGTAAAAATCCACAGTTATGAGGCCTGGGGAAGCAAACAAAACCGCGATCTGATGGTTGGCTTTGCCCAAAAGTTGAATGCCAACGTTTCGGGCGTGCCTTTTACGGTGGTCGGAGAGCATTATATAATCGGCTGGATGAATGAAGAATACAGCGGCGCTAAAATTGAAGATGCGATCAGGTGCGCGTTGAATAACGGTTGCCGCGATGTCGGCGCGGAAATCGGGGCAATTTCCCGGCCGGGCGCAAATATTCAAAACAGCGACCAAAAAATACCAGAATCCATAACAGCGCCTTTTTTCGGTAAAATTGAAATCAAAAATTTTTCCTTGCCGGTTTTGGCGGTTGTCTTAGGCGCTTTAGACGGGTTTAATCCCTGCGCGATGTGGATTTTGTTATTTCTAATCAGCCTGCTTCTGGGGATGGAAAACAAAAAAAGAATGTGGATTCTGGGTACGACCTTCATTGTCGCCTCGGCCTCGGTTTATTTCCTTTTTATGGCCGCCTGGCTGAACCTGCTTTTGTTTATCGGCATGGTGGTTTGGGTAAGAATTATTATCGGCTTGGTCGCCTTGACCGGCGGCGGCTATAATTTGAAAGAATATTTTACCAACCCCGAAGCTGGATGCAAGGTGACCGGCGCGGAAAAAAGGCAAAAAA
Protein-coding sequences here:
- a CDS encoding thioredoxin family protein codes for the protein MLKKFLFLLFFASFLIIPCQIALAEEAKTVNIYFFWGKGCPHCEQEKPFLEKMAKKYPEVKIHSYEAWGSKQNRDLMVGFAQKLNANVSGVPFTVVGEHYIIGWMNEEYSGAKIEDAIRCALNNGCRDVGAEIGAISRPGANIQNSDQKIPESITAPFFGKIEIKNFSLPVLAVVLGALDGFNPCAMWILLFLISLLLGMENKKRMWILGTTFIVASASVYFLFMAAWLNLLLFIGMVVWVRIIIGLVALTGGGYNLKEYFTNPEAGCKVTGAEKRQKIFARLKNITQQKSFYLALGGIIILAFAVNLVELICSAGLPVVFTQILSLSDLASWQYYFYILIYIFIFMLDDLFVFFAAMTTLQMTGITAKYSRWSHLIGGVLMLIIGLLLIFRPEWLMFG